In Gemmatimonadota bacterium, the sequence AGTCCGCGCGAACCGCCGCGAGATCGGTCTGATACGCCTGCCAGACGCCCGGCCGAACCGGAACGTAAACCGTCTCGTAAGGCGCCGTCGCTCCGGTGTTCGCGAAGAGCGGCACGCCATCGTATTCGCCGACCTGCATGATGTTCGCGCAGTTCAGGCTCACTTCCCCGCCCGACTGCACGTATTCACGGTCCTGGAAGGGGATCGGCTCGTCGTTCTCGAACCAGCCGCGGCCGGCTGCGTACTCACCGGCGAACGCAACGCCCGGCCCGAGCGCCGAGACCGCCACGCGCTGCGGTCCGACGAGGGTGTCGCCCTGCGGCGTGATGTAGACCGTCACATTCTCGCCGGTCGCGAGGCAGATCTGCGTCGCGGTCCCCTGCGGGAGCGGCGGCTGGACCTGCTGAGTCACGATGACCGTGTCCGGAGGAGGCGCCGGGAGCTGGACGATCGTCTCGACCGTACGGTCGCGGAACATGAAGCTGAGCCCCGCCTGGACGCCCAGGTTGATCGTCTCCGGACGGGGATTCGCGAACGCCTCGAGGTCCTCGGACACGTAATATCCCGTCCCCGCGAAGCGCGCCGAGAAACGCTCGTTGATCTGATAGCGAAGCCCGAGGAGTCCTCCGGGACCGCCGCCTCGCGCGCCGACGTTGCGGATACGGGTGTAGTTGTCGTAGGCGTATCCGGCGCCGAACATGAGGCCGAGGCTCTCACTCAGCCAGTGCGTGTAGACGAGCCGCGCCTGGTAGAGCTCGTGGGACACGAAGGTCGCGCCGAAGACACCGGGGGTGTCCGTCAGCTCCGGCTCGGCGTAAGAGCCCTCCACCTCGATCGCGAGGTTCGGGATGATGAAGACGCCCAGCCTTCCTCCGATTCCGGGCGCGTTCTCGATCGCCACGTCTTCGTCGAAAACGGTATACCGCCCGAACACGCCCAACTCGACCGCACCGGCCTGCTGGGCGGAGATCGAGTTGGGAAGGAGGAGCGCGGCGCCCGCCGCGATCGCCAGGATGAGTCGTCCCTTCATGGAGCCTCCTCTAATGGTAGGAACTCGAAGCTGAGATCCGCGCGCCGGACGCTTACGACCCCTGACCCGAGACACGCTTTCGGGGAGCGAGGGGCGGGACTCCAGAATAGACGCGCCAAAGCCTCGCCGGAGAAATCGCCGCAAATATAGTCGCGGGCTCAACGTCGCACAATACTCGTTTTGTCTGATTCCCCGCCAACCTCAAGGGGTTCCGCGTGTCCCCCCCTCGGCGGTGACGAGGAAGGTGTCCGCCTCGTCCAGGAGCCCGTCTACGACTTCGTCCTCGCGCCCGAGCTGCAGGGCGGCATCCGCGAGCTGCATATAGAGGAAGTAAAAATGCAGGGGAATATTGAGGGTCGCCCGGTCCGCCCAGATCTCGCGACCGCGGAGGCCCCGGTACAGGAACACCTCGTCCGCGAGGGTGAGCGTGAGATCGAAGTCCACCCATCCCCCGCCCGTGTTTTCCGACGCCTGCGTGAGCCCCTCGATTTCGTCCAGGGCCTGAATTCGAAGCCGCGAGGTGATCCCCTGGCGGACGGCCCACCGGTCCATCCCCAGACTTCGCACGAGCCCACCCGAGCTCGCGAAGTGGATCGGCCTCTCGCCCA encodes:
- a CDS encoding outer membrane beta-barrel protein — translated: MKGRLILAIAAGAALLLPNSISAQQAGAVELGVFGRYTVFDEDVAIENAPGIGGRLGVFIIPNLAIEVEGSYAEPELTDTPGVFGATFVSHELYQARLVYTHWLSESLGLMFGAGYAYDNYTRIRNVGARGGGPGGLLGLRYQINERFSARFAGTGYYVSEDLEAFANPRPETINLGVQAGLSFMFRDRTVETIVQLPAPPPDTVIVTQQVQPPLPQGTATQICLATGENVTVYITPQGDTLVGPQRVAVSALGPGVAFAGEYAAGRGWFENDEPIPFQDREYVQSGGEVSLNCANIMQVGEYDGVPLFANTGATAPYETVYVPVRPGVWQAYQTDLAAVRAD